The window AACTCTGTAGTGTTACCGATTCTGTTTATTTCTGAAGAAAGCTGGTTGATTTCCTTCTGGATTTCAGAACGGTCTGAATCAACGTTTGTATCATTTGATGACTGAACAGCAAGCTCTCTCATTCTTTGAAGTATGGACTGAGTTTCTGCAAGAGCACCTTCTGCTGTTTGTATAAGTGAAATACCATCCTGGGCATTTCTTGACGACTGATCGAGACCTCTTATCTGAGCTCTCATCTTTTCACTGATTGCAAGACCTGCTGCATCATCGCCTGCACGGTTTATACGAAGACCTGATGACAGCTTTTCAAGAGATTTTCCACCTGTAGTCTGGTTACTTGATAATTGACGATAAGTGTTTAACGATGCAATATTATGATTGATTCTCATAATAAACTCCTCCTTGATTTTTGTTTGTTTTAGGGAATCCATTCCCAATTTACTGTCCAAGTAAATATTCAGCTATCCGGCCAGCCTAGCTAAATACTTATTGAATCCATTCAATATATATATCGTTATATCTCCTTTTTTACTTAACAAAATATTTAGACAAGTTATAAATTTCCTAGCAAGACATAAAAAACACATTTCAAATAATGCTTATACATCATTCAAAATGTGTCTTGATTATAAAAAACTTGGTAACAAAAGTACTAACCTGCTATTTATCCCTTTTTTCAAGAATCCTATTAATTGCCACACCTTTAAAGTCTGCGGCTCGCCTGTTCTCATCCTGGATTTCCAGATAAACCTCTTTCCTGTGAATGGTTATATTCTTGGGTGCATTAATGCCAATTCTTACCTGATCACCTTGAATATCCACTATTGTAATCTCAATATTGTCCCCAATAATAATAGACTGCTCTTTCTTTCTAGTAAGTACCAGCACTAGGTTCATCCTCCCCTTTGTCTAAGCTCCTGCATTATATAGTGCTTTATCTCGTAATCATTATTGTCCAAAACTACCTGTTTTCCTTTTTTACTGGTATTGTTGATTATTACCGGTGCCTTAAGATTTGCAGTCATCTTAGCCAAATCTTCAGGTACAACCACAATGCAGAGCA is drawn from Pseudobacteroides sp. and contains these coding sequences:
- the csrA gene encoding carbon storage regulator CsrA translates to MLVLTRKKEQSIIIGDNIEITIVDIQGDQVRIGINAPKNITIHRKEVYLEIQDENRRAADFKGVAINRILEKRDK